A genomic stretch from Desulfotignum balticum DSM 7044 includes:
- a CDS encoding NADH:flavin oxidoreductase: MTDLFDTTQINSMTLANRFVRSATWEGMAADDGAVTPRLTDIVTNLAAGGVGLIISGHSYVLPEGQAGPKQMGIYKDDLIDGLTSMTDAVHKADGKMVAQLAHAGTFAAETLTRTPPHVVSVYDKLAKTPRHELTLSDIENLVSAYVRAAERAKEAGFDGVQIHAAHGYLFSQFLSPVYNRRQDAYGGSIENRSRALCDTVAAVRKAVGTDFPVLVKINAQDDVDGGLTLEDSVAAARLLAQAGIDAIEVSGGFLTSKTLSPSRMGINKPEKEAYFEQGAAAYKQALDIPVILVGGIRSLEKAGELVAGGVTDYISMCRPLIREPGLINRWRSGDTRPALCSSDNLCFRPAFKGEGIYCVTAQREITE, translated from the coding sequence ATGACCGATTTATTTGACACCACACAGATTAACAGCATGACACTGGCCAACCGGTTTGTCCGGTCCGCGACCTGGGAAGGTATGGCTGCGGATGACGGGGCTGTGACCCCCCGGTTGACAGACATTGTAACGAACCTTGCCGCAGGCGGGGTCGGCCTGATCATTTCCGGGCATTCCTATGTGCTGCCCGAAGGCCAGGCAGGCCCAAAGCAGATGGGCATATACAAAGATGACCTGATTGACGGTCTGACATCCATGACCGATGCCGTGCACAAAGCCGACGGAAAAATGGTGGCCCAGCTGGCCCATGCCGGCACGTTTGCCGCCGAAACCCTGACCCGGACCCCCCCCCATGTGGTGTCCGTGTATGACAAACTGGCAAAAACCCCCCGCCATGAACTGACCCTTTCAGATATTGAAAATCTTGTGTCCGCCTATGTGCGGGCGGCTGAGCGGGCCAAAGAAGCCGGGTTTGACGGGGTCCAGATCCATGCGGCCCACGGATACCTGTTCAGCCAGTTTCTGTCTCCGGTCTATAACCGGCGGCAGGATGCATACGGCGGTTCCATTGAAAACCGCAGCCGGGCGTTGTGCGACACCGTGGCTGCCGTGCGGAAGGCCGTGGGGACGGATTTTCCCGTGCTGGTGAAAATCAATGCCCAGGATGATGTGGACGGCGGGCTGACCCTGGAGGATTCCGTTGCGGCAGCCCGACTGCTGGCCCAGGCAGGCATTGATGCCATTGAGGTGTCCGGCGGGTTTCTCACCAGCAAAACATTGTCCCCCAGCCGGATGGGAATTAACAAGCCGGAAAAGGAAGCGTACTTTGAACAGGGGGCTGCGGCATATAAACAGGCCCTGGACATTCCCGTCATCCTGGTGGGAGGGATCCGTTCCCTTGAAAAGGCAGGGGAACTGGTTGCCGGCGGTGTGACTGATTATATTTCCATGTGCCGGCCTTTGATCCGGGAGCCCGGCCTGATCAACCGGTGGCGCAGCGGGGACACCCGCCCGGCCCTGTGCAGTTCGGACAACCTGTGCTTCCGTCCGGCCTTCAAGGGGGAGGGCATCTATTGTGTGACCGCACAGCGGGAAATTACTGAATAA
- a CDS encoding LysR family transcriptional regulator: MQVDLNKLKTFHTLAKAESYTGCAQRLCLTQSAVSHAIRKLEADLGYDLVDRSGRKFRLTREGEFLFQQCAGIFDRIDDTLDRLAAGKGHRISLTLGAPSEFGSSVLIKGMAPFLNKHPHVHVDFFLDPYLLAPLLSDDLDIIVDCIPHVHETLVCVPLMREEYVVIATRSYAADRRIQTIADLSRCRLLSFDKDLRWWKNFINALAGHADFGCDTVIRISSVRGIINAALASMGVGFVPRYTVLRELESGQLMELFPDTEVLNDQINIYLKKRNFEKPPFPDLIRHIRSLRLH; encoded by the coding sequence ATGCAGGTGGATCTGAACAAACTGAAAACCTTCCATACCCTGGCAAAGGCTGAAAGCTACACGGGGTGCGCCCAGCGCCTGTGCCTGACCCAGTCCGCCGTCAGCCATGCCATCAGAAAACTGGAAGCGGATCTGGGGTATGACCTGGTGGACCGGTCCGGCCGAAAGTTCCGCCTCACCCGGGAAGGCGAATTTCTGTTTCAGCAGTGTGCCGGGATTTTCGACCGGATCGATGATACCCTGGACCGCCTGGCCGCCGGCAAAGGGCACCGGATCTCACTCACTTTGGGGGCCCCGTCGGAGTTCGGGTCCTCCGTGCTCATCAAGGGGATGGCGCCGTTTTTGAACAAACACCCCCATGTGCATGTGGATTTTTTTCTGGACCCGTATCTGCTGGCGCCATTGCTGTCGGATGACCTGGACATCATTGTGGACTGCATTCCCCATGTGCATGAAACCCTGGTGTGTGTGCCGTTGATGAGAGAAGAATATGTGGTGATCGCCACCCGGTCATATGCGGCAGACCGCCGGATTCAGACCATTGCCGATTTGTCCCGGTGCCGCCTGCTGTCTTTTGACAAAGACCTGCGCTGGTGGAAGAATTTCATCAATGCCCTGGCCGGCCATGCGGATTTCGGGTGTGACACCGTGATCCGGATTTCCAGTGTCAGGGGCATTATCAATGCGGCCCTGGCATCCATGGGGGTGGGATTTGTTCCCCGGTACACAGTGCTCAGGGAGCTGGAGAGCGGTCAGCTCATGGAGCTGTTCCCGGACACGGAAGTGCTCAACGACCAGATCAACATCTACCTGAAAAAGCGCAATTTTGAAAAACCGCCTTTCCCGGACCTGATCCGGCATATCCGGTCGCTGCGCCTGCACTAA
- a CDS encoding DUF362 domain-containing protein, whose amino-acid sequence MDRRDFLKKTITSGIAAGSTLVFPKMGRLWAASQGAGTPAWDLVAVRGGEPDQMFDSAIAAMGGIQTFVPRGSKVLVKPNIGWDVPPERAGNTHPALVKRIVEHCLSAGAKDVTVFDHTCDNWVRTYRNSGIEKAVKDAGGRIISGDSKGYYQQVDVPMGKRLTEARVHQALLEADVFINVPVLKHHSSSMVTIGMKNLMGVVWDRGYWHRNDLHQCIADFASFRAPDLTVVDAYNVMTRNGPRGVSVNDVVSMKAQVISTDFVAADAAAAKLFGTEPADIRHIQIASDMHLGQMNLADLTIHRIRL is encoded by the coding sequence ATGGATCGACGAGATTTTTTGAAAAAAACCATCACCAGCGGGATCGCAGCAGGATCCACGCTGGTGTTCCCGAAAATGGGCCGGCTCTGGGCCGCCTCCCAGGGAGCCGGCACTCCTGCCTGGGACCTGGTGGCCGTCCGGGGCGGAGAACCGGACCAGATGTTTGACAGTGCCATCGCCGCCATGGGCGGGATCCAGACCTTTGTGCCCAGAGGCAGCAAAGTTCTGGTCAAACCGAATATCGGCTGGGACGTGCCCCCGGAACGGGCCGGCAACACCCATCCGGCGCTGGTGAAGCGGATTGTGGAACATTGTCTGTCCGCCGGGGCAAAGGATGTGACCGTGTTTGACCACACCTGCGACAACTGGGTCCGGACCTATCGGAACAGCGGCATTGAAAAAGCCGTGAAAGATGCCGGGGGCAGAATCATCTCCGGTGACAGCAAAGGGTATTATCAGCAGGTGGACGTGCCCATGGGCAAACGGCTGACCGAAGCCAGGGTGCACCAGGCCCTTCTGGAGGCGGATGTGTTCATCAATGTGCCCGTGTTGAAGCACCACAGCTCCTCCATGGTCACCATCGGCATGAAAAACCTGATGGGCGTGGTGTGGGACCGGGGCTACTGGCATAGAAACGATCTTCACCAGTGCATTGCGGATTTTGCATCCTTCCGGGCCCCGGACCTCACGGTGGTGGATGCTTACAATGTCATGACGCGTAACGGCCCCCGGGGGGTGTCCGTCAATGATGTGGTTTCCATGAAAGCCCAGGTGATCTCCACCGATTTTGTGGCGGCGGATGCAGCGGCCGCCAAACTGTTCGGCACGGAACCGGCCGACATCCGCCATATTCAGATCGCCTCGGACATGCACCTGGGGCAGATGAATCTGGCAGACCTGACCATCCACCGGATCCGGCTTTGA
- a CDS encoding 4Fe-4S binding protein has protein sequence MTIRHLRRLRIWIALVFFMLTLFLFLDFRDFGLRVIAGEVLYLQFVPSLLQFLDNATLGAAGFILVLMLTLVFGRVYCSFVCPLGIFQDLISRLARKRMANPGEKKRTSRFSGSRPHYFLWYAVLSLTVLLFFAGTGLMLNLLDPFSSFGRIVSHLFRPLVLGANNLGVPLLEQLGSHALYRVQWPVFVPAATGIALATLMVVGWLSARHGRLYCNTLCPVGALLGLFSKISMFRIRIAPDACDSCRQCQRVCKAGCIDLKEKTVDVRRCVACFNCLAACPGQGLAIQNHWRQPARQNPAKPGRRGFLIGLAAAGMGLGSSRVDAGPVNSADSSDPVDPVNSADSAVQTRPTTIPETRTGPISPPGSVSVARFSSLCTACHLCVSVCPSRILVPALLDYGLSGMLQPKMDFRSGHCNYDCKDCLEVCPTGAILPLSRENKQQVQVGVARFIKENCVVYTDNTNCGACSEHCPTKAVDMVHYLTLPDRDLLIPKVNPDICVGCGGCEYACPTKPYKAIYVDGNPVHRKAEKPVEKAVEQRIDTSEEFPF, from the coding sequence ATGACGATTCGACATCTCAGACGGCTCCGGATATGGATCGCCCTGGTGTTTTTTATGCTGACCCTTTTTCTGTTCCTGGATTTCAGGGATTTCGGCTTACGGGTCATTGCCGGGGAAGTGCTGTATCTGCAGTTTGTCCCGTCCCTGCTCCAATTTCTGGACAATGCCACCCTGGGAGCGGCAGGGTTTATTCTGGTCCTGATGCTCACCCTGGTGTTCGGCCGGGTCTACTGCTCGTTTGTGTGTCCTCTGGGGATATTCCAGGACCTGATCAGCCGCCTGGCCCGTAAAAGGATGGCAAATCCGGGGGAAAAAAAGCGCACCTCCCGGTTCTCCGGGTCCCGGCCCCATTATTTTCTCTGGTATGCCGTCTTATCCCTGACCGTGCTGCTTTTTTTCGCGGGCACCGGGCTTATGCTCAATCTGCTGGATCCTTTCAGCAGCTTCGGCCGGATCGTGTCCCATCTTTTCCGCCCTCTGGTTCTGGGTGCAAACAACCTGGGGGTCCCTTTGCTGGAACAATTGGGAAGCCATGCCCTTTACCGGGTCCAGTGGCCGGTGTTCGTTCCCGCAGCCACAGGGATTGCCCTGGCCACGTTGATGGTGGTGGGCTGGTTGAGTGCCCGGCATGGCCGCCTTTACTGCAACACGCTGTGCCCCGTGGGGGCGCTGCTGGGGCTGTTTTCAAAAATATCAATGTTCCGGATCCGCATTGCCCCGGATGCCTGTGACAGCTGCCGGCAGTGCCAGCGGGTCTGCAAGGCCGGATGTATTGATCTCAAAGAAAAGACCGTGGATGTCCGCCGCTGTGTGGCCTGCTTCAACTGCCTGGCCGCCTGTCCGGGGCAGGGGCTTGCCATCCAGAACCACTGGCGGCAGCCGGCCCGACAAAACCCGGCAAAACCCGGGCGCAGGGGGTTTTTGATCGGCCTGGCCGCAGCAGGCATGGGACTGGGGTCAAGCCGGGTGGATGCCGGCCCGGTCAATTCAGCCGATTCATCAGATCCGGTCGATCCGGTCAATTCGGCCGATTCAGCGGTCCAGACCCGGCCCACCACCATTCCGGAAACAAGAACCGGCCCGATTTCGCCCCCCGGGTCTGTCAGCGTGGCCCGGTTTTCATCCTTGTGCACGGCCTGCCATTTGTGCGTTTCCGTGTGTCCGTCCCGGATCCTGGTCCCGGCGTTGCTCGATTATGGGCTGTCCGGCATGCTGCAACCGAAGATGGACTTTCGATCCGGGCACTGCAACTATGATTGCAAGGACTGTCTGGAGGTCTGCCCCACGGGCGCCATTCTGCCTCTTTCGCGGGAAAACAAGCAGCAGGTCCAGGTGGGGGTGGCCCGATTCATCAAGGAAAACTGCGTGGTGTATACGGACAACACCAATTGCGGGGCCTGTTCCGAGCATTGTCCCACCAAGGCCGTGGACATGGTTCATTATCTCACGCTGCCGGACCGGGACCTGTTGATTCCAAAAGTGAATCCGGATATCTGTGTCGGGTGCGGGGGATGCGAATATGCCTGTCCCACCAAACCCTACAAAGCCATTTATGTGGACGGGAACCCCGTGCACAGGAAAGCGGAAAAACCCGTGGAAAAGGCAGTGGAACAACGGATCGATACCAGCGAAGAATTTCCTTTCTGA
- a CDS encoding TRAP transporter permease, which translates to MSAKTNKILQSLNEIFKKKIQSSERKLEGGNKRFVYLVALLMAAYHFYALFVGLFIPQIHNAWHLLFVISLIFLTRKGFSSEKNNKIPIRDYILAILSIVVFLYVIVNYRELTDRAVFPNNVDKAMGIIAIILILEACRRTLGNVLPLIAIAAILYAFLGKYIPGVFYYRGASLSKIIFIEYMQTNGMFGMITKASSTIIYMFITFGGFLLISGGGKTVIDLAYSIAGRFTGGPAKVAILASSLFGSVSGSAVANTVTTGQFTIPLMKKVGYGPAFAGAVEAAASTGGLIMPPIMGAGAFVMAEILGIPYWQVVKAAIIPAILYFGCIFTIVHLEALKLNLSGLPAENLPNLKQTFKQGFHSLISIVLLIVMLFSYIPIIRAALYCIASMVILSIFAKPEYRMHPINIGKALIDGAMNTLPVAAACATANIVVGILELTGGALKFSDLILSFGGNNLFLILVCTMFILIIMGMGLPAVAAYVIGAAVAAPIIIQMGIPTLSGHMFIYYFSNLAHITPPIALSAYAAAGIAKANPFETSIKAWFLGSAAFIVPYMFVYNPALLLSGNFFEITFSFLSALLGIISLGIGINGYLLVKTYPLERILLIITSLSLIKAGWITDSIGLLLLFVIYYFQKKRKLTHDQLSIERA; encoded by the coding sequence ATGAGTGCTAAAACCAATAAGATCTTACAAAGCTTGAACGAGATCTTCAAAAAGAAAATACAGAGTAGCGAAAGAAAGCTGGAGGGCGGCAATAAAAGATTTGTATATTTGGTTGCACTTTTAATGGCCGCCTACCACTTCTATGCATTATTTGTTGGACTGTTTATTCCTCAAATACATAATGCCTGGCACCTTCTTTTTGTCATTTCACTAATATTTTTAACAAGAAAAGGGTTCTCTTCTGAAAAAAATAATAAAATTCCAATTCGTGATTATATCCTTGCTATTTTGAGTATTGTCGTTTTTCTCTATGTCATTGTGAATTATAGAGAACTGACAGATAGAGCTGTTTTCCCTAACAATGTCGATAAAGCTATGGGGATAATTGCTATCATTCTGATTCTTGAAGCCTGCCGCCGTACATTGGGTAATGTTCTACCCCTCATTGCCATTGCCGCGATTTTATACGCGTTTCTAGGCAAATATATTCCAGGGGTATTTTATTACAGAGGAGCATCTCTTTCAAAAATTATTTTCATTGAATATATGCAAACAAACGGTATGTTCGGTATGATCACTAAAGCATCTTCCACCATCATCTATATGTTCATCACATTTGGAGGTTTTTTGTTGATTTCTGGCGGCGGGAAAACTGTCATAGATTTGGCATACAGCATTGCAGGACGATTCACCGGAGGGCCGGCAAAGGTTGCGATTCTTGCCAGTTCCCTATTCGGGTCTGTATCAGGTAGTGCAGTTGCAAATACTGTGACAACAGGGCAATTCACTATTCCCTTGATGAAAAAAGTAGGATATGGTCCTGCATTTGCTGGTGCTGTAGAGGCGGCAGCATCTACAGGTGGGCTGATTATGCCGCCAATAATGGGTGCCGGGGCTTTTGTTATGGCCGAAATCCTTGGGATCCCTTACTGGCAGGTTGTTAAAGCAGCTATCATCCCAGCTATTTTGTATTTCGGATGTATTTTTACCATTGTTCACCTAGAAGCATTGAAACTTAATTTAAGTGGCTTGCCAGCGGAAAATTTGCCCAACCTGAAACAGACATTCAAACAAGGATTTCATTCCCTCATTTCTATCGTTTTACTGATTGTGATGCTTTTTTCCTATATCCCCATTATTCGCGCAGCACTTTACTGCATAGCCTCGATGGTGATTTTAAGCATTTTCGCCAAACCCGAATACCGAATGCATCCTATCAATATCGGAAAAGCACTTATAGATGGCGCTATGAATACTTTACCTGTTGCCGCAGCCTGTGCAACTGCCAATATAGTAGTTGGGATTTTAGAATTGACGGGTGGAGCATTAAAATTCAGTGATCTGATTTTAAGTTTTGGTGGAAATAACTTGTTCCTAATTCTTGTCTGTACCATGTTTATTCTAATTATAATGGGAATGGGACTACCTGCCGTCGCTGCCTACGTTATTGGAGCTGCGGTTGCTGCCCCGATAATAATACAAATGGGAATCCCAACTCTTTCCGGACATATGTTCATTTATTATTTTTCAAATTTGGCCCATATCACACCACCAATAGCACTTTCGGCATATGCAGCAGCAGGCATAGCAAAAGCCAACCCTTTTGAAACTTCAATTAAAGCTTGGTTTTTAGGATCAGCTGCGTTTATCGTTCCTTACATGTTTGTTTATAATCCAGCTTTACTACTAAGTGGAAATTTCTTTGAGATCACTTTTTCATTCCTTTCAGCTCTTCTCGGAATTATATCGCTTGGGATAGGAATTAACGGCTATTTGCTTGTAAAAACTTATCCGTTAGAAAGAATTCTATTAATCATAACTAGTTTATCTCTCATCAAAGCAGGATGGATAACAGATTCAATTGGGCTTTTATTACTTTTTGTTATATATTATTTTCAGAAAAAACGAAAACTAACTCACGATCAGTTAAGCATAGAACGAGCATAA
- a CDS encoding TAXI family TRAP transporter solute-binding subunit — protein MKKTWISTAFFILVSGLMLSICGTAVAQQKIRHDWVLGGATPGHTTFQVAVAYSKILEKIPGFSAVVENSGGGYDGIDLTMAKDIDGAATGLIGVVAKYNGIGKYKGQQDQNIRVFMPMYTAPVQVIVLENSPIQSIMDLKDKRVGTMPVGAAGHSIILNVLKAADITEDDFQSYEIEIMEMVDGLKNGNLDAVMINTGVPTSAVMELKATRKIRFVPIEKDLAIKAAGYSPATVPGEMSAGTYADQKEPISTVLTYAVMCTRSDIPEEVIYTAVKAIWTEQESLKSSHASQKAFSKQWFLDVGNAVPLHSGVRKFMDEMGW, from the coding sequence ATGAAAAAAACATGGATTTCTACAGCATTCTTTATTCTGGTATCAGGTTTGATGCTCTCAATCTGCGGAACTGCGGTTGCCCAACAGAAAATCCGTCACGATTGGGTCTTAGGTGGTGCGACCCCAGGTCATACAACCTTTCAGGTCGCAGTTGCCTATTCCAAAATTTTGGAAAAAATTCCTGGCTTTTCTGCTGTTGTTGAAAACAGTGGGGGCGGATATGATGGAATTGATTTGACAATGGCAAAGGATATTGATGGCGCAGCCACAGGTTTGATTGGTGTCGTAGCAAAATATAATGGCATCGGCAAGTATAAAGGGCAACAGGATCAAAACATACGGGTCTTTATGCCGATGTATACAGCACCGGTTCAGGTTATCGTTCTTGAAAACAGCCCTATTCAAAGTATTATGGATTTAAAGGATAAGAGAGTAGGAACGATGCCAGTGGGTGCTGCAGGCCATAGTATCATTTTGAACGTTCTTAAAGCAGCAGATATCACAGAAGATGATTTTCAGTCATATGAAATTGAAATCATGGAAATGGTAGATGGACTCAAAAATGGAAACCTTGATGCAGTTATGATTAATACCGGTGTTCCGACATCTGCTGTAATGGAACTAAAAGCCACTCGTAAGATTAGATTTGTACCAATCGAAAAAGATTTGGCAATTAAGGCAGCAGGCTATAGCCCTGCAACAGTTCCAGGAGAAATGTCGGCTGGAACATATGCTGACCAAAAAGAACCGATTTCTACAGTTTTAACCTATGCAGTAATGTGTACAAGATCTGATATCCCTGAAGAAGTCATCTATACAGCTGTCAAAGCGATCTGGACCGAACAAGAAAGTCTAAAATCCTCACATGCATCGCAAAAAGCATTTTCAAAACAATGGTTTTTAGATGTAGGCAATGCTGTGCCACTTCATAGTGGAGTCCGAAAATTCATGGATGAAATGGGTTGGTAA
- a CDS encoding FAD-dependent oxidoreductase, whose amino-acid sequence MNSYLENLSDNILIDKDKCIFCGNCVQSCVCDNLRLNLAPCQNACPMDLNCQGYVQLVVRNDFEKALELINEKLPFPQIIGRICHHPCEDACERTKVDGQPVALKSLKRFIADHCQSTTHNEYNNISKRPEKIAVVGGGPAGVTASYYLLRSGYNVDIFEAGSELGGMTTNCVPEFRLPHQIAIEEYNIVKKMGANIHCHCKIGSDIYLNELIKKFDSVILSVGCQKNKKIGLAGEDAENVFQSLDFLKSAKNQDRLEIGKRIVVIGGGNTAVDVAQTAYRLGAESINIVCLEKNEEMPVYKDELIDAIEEGITIENGWGVDGFEMLHNKVTGINLKKCSSVFDDNGNFNPIFENDKIRNVSVDTIIIAIGQEPDMTFQETGIIDFHKINPLTLQIDSSNVFIAGDMVTGPKTVIDAMAQGRLAANSVDLFLQGKPLIYGRFGWEGYQTGFHIDTSKVKPIPRVIPSKSSLSSRRTFKEIEKTINQEQAVKESERCLSCGGPYGKYRTCWQCLACEVECQQNALYVEVPYLMK is encoded by the coding sequence ATGAATAGCTATCTGGAAAATCTTTCAGACAATATCCTCATTGATAAAGACAAATGTATATTTTGTGGAAACTGCGTTCAAAGCTGCGTTTGCGACAATCTTCGGCTTAACCTTGCACCCTGCCAAAATGCTTGCCCAATGGATCTCAACTGTCAGGGATATGTTCAATTGGTAGTCCGGAATGATTTCGAAAAAGCTTTGGAATTAATAAATGAGAAACTCCCTTTCCCGCAAATTATTGGGAGGATATGTCATCATCCCTGTGAGGATGCATGTGAAAGAACTAAAGTCGATGGACAGCCAGTTGCTCTAAAATCGTTAAAGCGGTTCATAGCTGATCACTGTCAATCAACTACACATAATGAATATAATAATATTTCCAAGCGACCTGAAAAGATTGCTGTGGTAGGGGGAGGGCCTGCTGGAGTTACTGCTTCTTATTATCTGCTCCGTAGTGGATACAATGTAGATATTTTCGAGGCCGGATCTGAACTGGGAGGTATGACAACTAATTGCGTACCTGAATTTAGGCTACCGCATCAAATTGCTATTGAAGAATATAACATCGTTAAAAAAATGGGAGCGAACATCCATTGTCATTGTAAGATAGGATCAGATATTTACTTAAACGAGCTCATCAAAAAATTCGATTCGGTTATCTTATCCGTCGGTTGCCAAAAAAACAAAAAGATTGGTTTGGCAGGAGAAGATGCCGAAAATGTTTTTCAGTCTCTGGATTTTTTAAAATCTGCAAAAAATCAGGATCGGCTTGAAATTGGAAAAAGGATTGTAGTCATTGGAGGGGGCAATACTGCTGTTGATGTGGCACAAACAGCTTATCGTTTAGGTGCGGAATCTATCAATATCGTGTGCCTGGAAAAAAATGAGGAGATGCCAGTTTACAAGGATGAATTAATTGATGCTATCGAGGAAGGGATAACAATTGAAAACGGCTGGGGAGTTGATGGTTTCGAAATGCTTCACAATAAAGTGACCGGAATTAACCTAAAAAAATGTTCTTCAGTTTTTGACGATAATGGTAATTTTAATCCGATATTTGAAAATGATAAAATTCGCAATGTTTCCGTTGATACAATCATCATTGCAATCGGTCAAGAGCCGGATATGACATTTCAAGAGACTGGAATTATAGATTTTCACAAAATTAATCCCTTAACGTTGCAAATCGACTCAAGCAATGTATTCATTGCAGGTGACATGGTCACTGGCCCAAAAACCGTTATCGATGCTATGGCACAAGGGCGCCTGGCTGCAAATTCAGTTGATCTTTTTTTACAGGGGAAACCGTTAATTTATGGAAGATTCGGATGGGAAGGATATCAAACTGGATTCCACATCGACACTTCAAAAGTCAAACCTATTCCTAGAGTAATCCCATCAAAATCATCACTATCTTCAAGACGTACTTTTAAAGAAATAGAAAAAACAATTAACCAAGAACAGGCAGTTAAAGAATCGGAACGATGTCTTTCATGCGGAGGGCCTTATGGCAAATATAGAACTTGCTGGCAATGCCTGGCTTGTGAAGTGGAATGTCAGCAGAACGCATTATATGTTGAGGTCCCATACCTCATGAAATGA
- a CDS encoding FAD-binding protein, whose amino-acid sequence MPQLSESYLSADTLIIGGGSAGIMAAIRAKELNPQNRVVVFDKADVKYSGSIPRGMDALNIVAIPGESSVEGFIESASNSRERVIDENVSRAIAARSWDLLKKLESWGVCFPKGDSQGYEALTTHSKGKYTVTMKEPNLKKILYDKVSQSDTIILNRTMALELLIDNDRVVGAVGMNVRTGEFIICYAKAVILASGGAARFGLPDNGHLYGIYDCPANSGDSYYLAYSAGAELTGMECTVCYVIVKDINCPLLHPTMTRGGKLIDIYNNELDFGKDSLISALPVEHFMKHGGYIRLRLSHLPEETIKTIESILFTTERPILERFFKGRNLNFRNCDIELAPTEFYLCGGHGITGLRIDETAASTIPGLYAAGDAAHGQGYLTGAFTLGQIAAESADSYADSIEQKMHFSTAKTYMKKIESFIQKIQNNENKITVEEFEYKVRRLINNYVAPPKNEYKLNRALEMIGQMQHELEEVVQVKTTHDIVKAFEIRNIITCALLSASAALERKESRWGWWHYRSDFPEKNEQYEKHVIVKKDNDTISTCLKNTVKINFGGGKSNE is encoded by the coding sequence ATGCCCCAATTATCTGAATCATATTTAAGTGCTGACACGCTGATTATTGGTGGAGGAAGCGCTGGCATTATGGCCGCAATACGAGCTAAGGAATTAAACCCTCAAAATCGTGTTGTGGTGTTCGATAAGGCCGATGTTAAATACAGTGGTTCTATTCCCCGGGGAATGGATGCACTGAATATTGTTGCGATTCCCGGAGAAAGTTCAGTGGAAGGATTCATTGAATCTGCATCAAACAGCCGCGAAAGGGTGATTGACGAAAATGTGAGCCGTGCAATTGCAGCTCGAAGCTGGGATCTGCTCAAAAAACTGGAAAGCTGGGGAGTATGTTTTCCTAAAGGCGACAGTCAGGGTTATGAAGCTTTGACTACCCATTCAAAAGGAAAATATACTGTGACGATGAAGGAACCAAATCTCAAAAAGATATTATACGACAAAGTCTCTCAGTCAGATACCATCATTTTAAACCGTACCATGGCTTTGGAACTGCTCATAGACAATGATCGAGTGGTTGGTGCAGTAGGAATGAATGTAAGAACTGGTGAATTTATTATTTGCTATGCAAAAGCAGTAATTCTTGCTAGTGGGGGGGCAGCCAGATTCGGTCTGCCTGACAATGGTCATTTGTATGGTATTTATGATTGCCCTGCAAATAGCGGAGATTCATATTATCTGGCCTATTCGGCCGGTGCAGAGCTTACAGGTATGGAATGTACTGTTTGTTATGTAATTGTAAAAGACATCAACTGCCCGCTGCTTCACCCCACTATGACCAGAGGTGGGAAATTGATTGATATCTACAACAACGAGCTTGATTTTGGCAAGGACAGCCTAATATCTGCTTTACCGGTCGAACATTTCATGAAGCACGGCGGATATATACGTCTTCGTCTAAGCCATTTACCTGAAGAAACAATTAAGACCATAGAAAGTATATTGTTTACCACGGAACGTCCTATCCTTGAAAGATTTTTCAAAGGACGAAATTTAAATTTTCGCAACTGCGATATCGAACTAGCACCTACAGAATTTTATTTATGTGGAGGGCACGGAATAACCGGATTGAGAATTGATGAAACGGCCGCATCAACAATTCCCGGGCTATATGCAGCTGGCGATGCGGCACATGGACAAGGTTACTTAACTGGCGCTTTTACACTCGGGCAAATTGCAGCGGAATCTGCAGATTCATATGCAGATTCAATAGAACAGAAGATGCATTTTTCAACTGCTAAAACCTATATGAAAAAAATTGAGAGCTTTATTCAAAAAATTCAGAATAATGAAAATAAAATTACTGTGGAAGAATTCGAATATAAAGTTAGGAGACTGATCAACAATTATGTAGCTCCCCCAAAAAATGAATATAAACTTAATCGAGCGTTGGAAATGATTGGACAAATGCAACATGAATTAGAAGAAGTTGTCCAAGTAAAAACCACACATGATATAGTTAAAGCTTTTGAAATAAGAAATATTATCACATGTGCGCTACTATCTGCCAGTGCCGCATTGGAACGGAAGGAAAGCCGCTGGGGATGGTGGCATTATCGATCTGATTTTCCAGAGAAAAATGAGCAATATGAAAAACACGTGATAGTGAAAAAAGATAACGATACCATCTCGACTTGTTTGAAAAATACAGTAAAAATCAATTTTGGTGGAGGAAAATCAAATGAATAG